Below is a genomic region from Candidatus Gastranaerophilales bacterium.
GACTTTTAGGGCTGAAAAATCAAAAACACGTCGCCATTTGACGGAATTTTGGATGGTTGAGCCTGAAGTCGCATTTGCTGACATTTATGACAATATGGATTTGGCTGAAGAATTTGTTGAATATATTGTTCAAAACGTTGTTGAGCATAATAGGGCTGAGCTTGAGACTTTAGAAAGAGATATTTCTAAATTAGAAAACATCAAACGTCCTTTCCCGAGAGTTTCTTATGATGAAGCGATTGAAATTCTTCATAAAAAAGGTAATGATACCCCCTGGGGCGAAGATTTTGGCGGAGATGAAGAAACTCTTATCGGTGAAGAATTTGATAAGCCTGTTATGATTCACCACTATCCGATGTCAGTAAAGGCGTTTTATATGAAACAAGATGGCGACAAGGCTGCTTGCGTTGATATGATTGCACCGGAAGGCTATGGTGAAATGATAGGCGGTGGCGAAAGGGAAAGTGATATAAATAAACTCAAAGCAAAAATCAAAGAACAAGGTCTTTCAGAAGAAGTTTTTGATTGGTATCTCGATTTGAGAAAATACGGCTCCGTTCCCCATGCAGGTTTTGGCTTGGGTATAGAAAGAACAGTTGCTTGGATTTGTGGATTGCATCATGTTAGAGAAACAATTCCGTTCCCTCGTTTGATGGATAGACTAAGACCGTAAAGAACATATATATAGATTTAAGAGCGTCGTTGGACGCTCTTTTTGTTGTTATTATGCCAGTTAGGCTGAAATCCAACCTAAAAAGCCGCTATTGCCGTATATAGGTTAGGCTAAAGAAGGCAAGAAAAAAGCCGCTATTTGCGGCCATTATTTGGATTATATTCCAAATCTCCTCCCCTAAGTCATGAGCCTTAACCCATGGCTGTGATTAAAAATTTTGTTATTCAGGTGCATGAGTCAATAATATCAAATATTCATGCCGCATGAATTGTTTATATTAAAGCACTAATTTTTTAGCTTGTGAAGTCCCCATAGTAATATTTTTTATATAGTATTGTGATTTGTTGTGTTCTCGTTCAATTATAGTAACGAATTTGTAGACCACTATGGCGTTACAAAACTTCATATATGTATCAAACTCAAGTATGATATTACGCAATTTCTGCTTCCGTATTGGCGTTCCATGTGATATGATACTTTCTGTGGAGTCAACTGAAATATGCATAAAAATCTATCAATAGCCTTTATTTGGCATATGCACCAACCAAACTATCAGGCACAGCCTAATGGTATCAGACTTATGCCTTGGGCTAGGTTGCACGCTATTAAAGATTATTTGGATATGCTTCTGCAACTCGACAACTTTCCTGATTTGAAGTTGAATTTCAATCTTGTACCTGTTTTGGTTGATGCGATTGAAGAATATGCCCACAAAGGTGCCCATGACATTCATTCTAAACTTACGGTGACTCCTATTGATGAACTTACAGAAGATGATAAGCAATATATCCTCAATTATTTCTTTGATGCGAATTATGCAAACTTGATTTCTCATCACAAATACTATAGTGACTTGTATCACAAAAGATATCTCAAAGAAGAAGTAGATATCTCTGATTTTTCTGAGCAGGAATATTCTGATATCATGATGTGGTTTAATCTGGTATGGTTTGACCCCAGATGGATTGAAGAATATCCTGAGCTCAAATCTTTTATTGAACAAGAAAGAGGCTTTTCTTTAGCTCAAAGGGTTGCTGTAATTGATATTCAACGTCAAATTATGGCTCGTATTATACCTGAATTTAAAAAATATCAAGATGAAGGTCGGATAGAAATTACAACGAGCCCCTACTATCACCCGATTTTGCCGATTATGTTTGATATGAATGTTGCGAAAAAGTCCGCTATAAGGCACCCTTTGCCTGACTGTAAAATTAATATGGCAGAAGATGCTAAAACTCAAATTAAGATGGCTCTTGATAAAATGGAGCAAACTTTTGGCAAAAGACCTGTAGGAATGTGGCCATCTGAACATTGTGTCAGTCAAAAAACTTTAGATTGCTTTGCTGATTTGGGTATAAAATGGACAGTTTCTGATGAGGGCATACTGGCTAACACGTTAAAAAAAGAGTTTGTTCGTGATTTTAAAGGGTATCTCGAAGACCCTTATGACCTTTGCAACGCTTATACTTATGAGTCAAAAAATCACAAACCTATAAATATTGTCTTTAGGGATTCTGTAATTCCTAATCTTATAAGTTTTGAATATCCTCACCATGAAAGTGTTATTGCTGCGAGTGATTTATATAGCAGAATAAAAACTATTCAAAATAAACTTCAAAATTCACCTGATGAACATCATTTGTTGACTATTGCGATGGACGGAGAAAATAGTTGGGAAAGCTATGCTAATGATGGTGCTCAATTTTTAAAAACTTTGTATAAATTAATTACACGTGATGAAACTTTACATTCTGTCCTTGTCAGTGATTACATAAAAGAAGTTCAGCATATTAAAAAATTGGATTCATTGGCAGCCGGCTCTTGGATTAACAGAGATTTTCAATTATGGATTGCTGAGCCTACAAAAAATCTCGCTTGGAAATACCTCTGCCATACGGAAGAAGATTTAAAGATTTTTGCAAAAGAAAAAGATGTTGATAAAAGACTTGTAACAATGGCAAAAAATGAACTATATATTGCTCAGGGCTCCGATTGGTTCTGGTGGTATGGTGAGCCTAATGACTCAGGACAAGACCATATTTTTGATTATCTTTTTAGAGAACATTTGAAAAATATATATTTGTTGCTTGGTAAAAAAGTTCCGAAATATCTTGATTCGCCGTTGATTTCGTTTTTAGGCAAACCGTCCAGAGCTCCTAAAAAGCAAATTTCGCCACATGTGAACGGTAAAGATTTATACAATGATGAATGGATAAATGCAGGTTGTATTGATATCCCTGCTGGTCCTATTCCTCAAGAAAATAAGCTTTTTAACAGAATATGTTTTGGCTGTGATGAAACTAATATATATTTAAGATTTGATATAAACAGATTTATTTTCGACATGGAAGGTAAATTTAAATCTATTTATCAAATATATGTGTATTTTAAATCATACAATGAATATGCGGCTTATACTGCACCAATAAGGACAGTTAATAAGCCTGATTATTTGTTCCCGATTTTAAAAGACGGATATTCTCATGAGTTGAAAATAACTTTGTTTAAAGATGTTAAATCACCGATGCAATTTTCTAAAGCACAAGAGAATAATCTATGGGTATTGCAGATGAACAATAACGTGAAATATGCCTATGAAGATATTGTTGAATTGTGTATTCCGTTTTTTGATTTGAATATAAGCCCCGGTGAAAAAATAGATTTCTTTATTATCAACGGAACTTTAGGGCTCACGGAAGAAGTTTATCCTCAAGATATGCTTTTATCTCTTGAAAGACCGCGTCAAGTGCAACCGGTTGAATCAAATTAGTTTTTTCATACGATGATATTTTACTACCCCTCTCTTATTATATTAATAAGACTTGGAGTTATTTAAATATGAAAAATAAAATTAATCTGGAACAGGCTATTAAATTTTTAGAGAGTGTTTTAAACAGCGATAGCTCAGACTGTGTATTTAAGGAGCTTGAAAAAATTAAGTCTGAAAAAATAGCTAATAAATAGCATTTATATTTAATATGGTTTATATAATTTCCACTGTTCCGGATTCAAAGCTGAAGTGAGCTGTTGTGATTGCTAGTTTGTTTTTTTCCACCGCTTCTCTGATTATGTATGAGCGTTTCATTAATATTTTTTTAGTTAGAATGGTATGGGCTTGAGATATTTCGTTGTAAGACAATTTGTTGTCACCCAAAACCGGATATACAGAATTCATGAGTCCGTAAAAATCGTCTAGGGGTGCGGGGTATTTATCTTTTGCGTATTTGATAACGCCGCAATTATCGTGGCCGAGTAGTATCAAGAGCGGTATTTTTAATTCTTCAATCCCGAATTCGATGCTTTCTGTGATATTCGGACCAATCCCTACGCCAGCTGTTCTCACCACGAAAAGTTCGCCTATTCCGCAATCAAATATCAGCTCAGGAACAATTCTTGAGTCTGAACAACTTAATACAATAGCTTTAGGCGATTGAGAAGTAGATAGTTTTTGCAATGTTTGCAGGCATTTATTTTCTGCTTTTGGAGTACCTGTTATAAATCTTTTATTGCCGTTTAACAATCTTTCGAGTTCATTTTGAGCTTCTTGATTCATTTGTTTTTCCCTTTTGTTAGCGGTTTTGTTTTATAATATTAGGTTTTGACTGTCTTTAATTCTAATAATTCCTCCAAAATAAGTGCGGCATCTTCAACCATTTGAGAACAGTGAAGTTTTCTTTCTGGGGATGCAAAATTATCTTTATATTTTAGTGTCAAAATTTTACAACAAGTTGCTTTGTTTTTTTCTTTAAATTTTTCAATAAATTTTTTAGCAAGAACTCTTGCGTCCATTCCGTTTTTTTCTTGATTTCTACCGTTTAATGCTCCGATAATCATTTGAGCACCTGCAACAGCTCCACAAAGACAACCGCTTCCCATACCGCCTGAAAATGAACTTGCAACGGAAAGTAAATCTTTGGACACAAGCCCTAATTCTGCTGCTGCCATAACCATTGATTCAGAGCAGGAATATCCAATGGAAAAATATTTTTTTGCTGTTTCTTTCATTGTAAACCCTTCAATATTTATTAATGTGGATTATAGCACATTTTTATGAACATCTTGAAAAAACTTCAACGCCCAAATCAGGGAATGTGTTAGTTGAAAAATAAGCAGCAGAGGCAACCATAGAAGCATTATCTGTGCAATATTTCATTGCAGGAGCGTAGATTTTGTAGCCGTTTTCTTCAAGTGCGAAAAATTTCTTTCTGATTTCAGAATTTGCAGCTACACCGCCACCCAAAGCTATTTTTTTAGCACCTATGCTGACTGCAGCTTTTAGTGTTTTTTTGAATAAAGTTTTTGTGATACATTCTTGGAAACTTGCAGCAACATCTTCGTTCGGAATTGTGCCGAGTTCTTTTTTTAATTTTTGAGTAAGTTGCAAAACAGCGGTTTTTAACCCTGAAAAGCTAAAATCGTAATCACCTTTAACTTTCGCAATAGGCAAACTATAGGCATTGGGGTTTCCGTTTGGAGCCATTCTGTCAAGGTTAAGTCCTCCTGGGTATGGGAGCCCTAATAGTCTTGCGACTTTATCATAAGCTTCGCCTGTTGCATCATCAATGGTTTCACCGATAATTGATTGTTCTTCATAGCTATCGACTTTTATTATTTGTGTATGCCCACCACTTACAAGCAGTGCAACGAATGGAGGTTTGAGGTCAGTATCAATATAATTTGCACAAACATGAGCATTAAGGTGATTTACGCCGATAAATGGCTTGTCGTATGTAACGGCAAGTGCTTTTGCAGCGTTCATTCCTACGAGTAAACAGCCTACAAGTCCGGGACCTACGGTTGCAGCTATAGCTGTCAATTCTTCAGGTTTTAGTCCTGATTGTTCAAAAGCTTCAGTTATAATAAGGTTTACAGCGTCAAGATGCTCACGGGCTGCTACTTCTGGGACTACTCCTCCGAATTCACGGTGAGTTTTTATTTGAGAAGCAACTACATTTGCCAAGACTTCTCGCCCGTTTTTTACAATTGCACAAGCTGTTTCGTCACAACTTGATTCTATTGCAAGGATAATGACATCTTCTTTGACGTCAGGTCCTACAAATACGCTTTTTTCTGTTATAGGTGTTTTATATTCTTTAATCATAATCCTAATTCATCAGGTGATGCGATTTTACCTAAGATTGCACTGGCAGCTGCAATAGCAGGTGATGCTAGGTAAACTTCACTATCAACGTGTCCCATTCTTCCAACAAAATTTCTGTTTGTTGTAGATATAGCTTTTTCTCCTGCGGCTAAAATGCCTGCGTGTCCGCCAAGGCAAGGACCGCAAGTTGGAGTGGAAACAGCACCGCCTGCTTCTACTATTGTTTGGACGTAGCCTTTTTCGATTGCTTCAAGGTATATTGCTTGAGTTCCCGGAAATACAATCAGTCTTACGTTCGGGTGGACTTGTCTTCCTTTTAAAATATCTGCAGTGATTTTTAAATCGGAGATTCTTCCGTTAGTGCAACTACCGATTACGGCTTGGTCAATTTTTATTTCGCCGACTTGAGAAATAGGTTTTGTATTTTCCGGCAAGTGGGGGAATGCGACTGTAGGTTCAATATCAGCAACATCATATTTTATAATTTTTTCGTATTCGGCATCTTCATCACTTTTGTAGAAGGTGTATTCTCTTTGAGAACGGCCGTCTAAAAATGCTTTAGTTTTATCGTCAGGAGCAATAATTCCGTTTTTAGCACCTGCTTCAATCGCCATATTGCAGAAAGTGAAGCGTCCGTCCATTTCCATTTCTTCAATAACATTTCCGCCGACTTCAAGTGATTTATAAAGGGCTCCGTCCACGCCGATGTCGCCGATTAAACGTAATACTAAATCTTTAGCAGAAACCCATTTGTTAAGTTTGCCGTTAAATTCAACTTTAATTGTTGGAGGAACTTTGAACCAAGTTTCGCCTGACGCCATAGCACAAGCGAGGTCTGTCGAGCCTACTCCTGTTGAAAATGCACCCAAAGCACCGTAAGTGCATGTGTGTGAGTCGGCACCGATAACCAAGTCGCCGGCTGTTACAATCCCTTTTTCGGGAAGCAATGTATGCTCAATGCCCATTCTTCCGACTTCAAAGAAATTGTCGAGTTTTTGCTCTCTTGCAAATTCTCTGATTAATTTAACTTGTTCAGCTGATTTGATATCTTTGTTTGGTACAAAGTGGTCAGGAACAAAAACTGTTCTTGATTTATCAAAAACTTTATCCACGCCGA
It encodes:
- the asnS gene encoding asparagine--tRNA ligase, which produces MKKIFISDIKDFEGKEISLQGWLYNKRSSGKLHFLQLRDGTGEIQAVVFKGNVAPEVFELADKITQESSIEVVGTVKKHDRSKIGFEIDATDVKVIGDSLDYPITPKEHGTHFLMEHRHLWLRSLKQKAILKIRHRIIKSVRDFFDMKGFTLVDAPIFTPNACEGSTNLFEVDYFDEKAYLSQSGQLYMEAAAMAVGKAYCFGPTFRAEKSKTRRHLTEFWMVEPEVAFADIYDNMDLAEEFVEYIVQNVVEHNRAELETLERDISKLENIKRPFPRVSYDEAIEILHKKGNDTPWGEDFGGDEETLIGEEFDKPVMIHHYPMSVKAFYMKQDGDKAACVDMIAPEGYGEMIGGGERESDINKLKAKIKEQGLSEEVFDWYLDLRKYGSVPHAGFGLGIERTVAWICGLHHVRETIPFPRLMDRLRP
- a CDS encoding glycoside hydrolase family 57 protein, giving the protein MHKNLSIAFIWHMHQPNYQAQPNGIRLMPWARLHAIKDYLDMLLQLDNFPDLKLNFNLVPVLVDAIEEYAHKGAHDIHSKLTVTPIDELTEDDKQYILNYFFDANYANLISHHKYYSDLYHKRYLKEEVDISDFSEQEYSDIMMWFNLVWFDPRWIEEYPELKSFIEQERGFSLAQRVAVIDIQRQIMARIIPEFKKYQDEGRIEITTSPYYHPILPIMFDMNVAKKSAIRHPLPDCKINMAEDAKTQIKMALDKMEQTFGKRPVGMWPSEHCVSQKTLDCFADLGIKWTVSDEGILANTLKKEFVRDFKGYLEDPYDLCNAYTYESKNHKPINIVFRDSVIPNLISFEYPHHESVIAASDLYSRIKTIQNKLQNSPDEHHLLTIAMDGENSWESYANDGAQFLKTLYKLITRDETLHSVLVSDYIKEVQHIKKLDSLAAGSWINRDFQLWIAEPTKNLAWKYLCHTEEDLKIFAKEKDVDKRLVTMAKNELYIAQGSDWFWWYGEPNDSGQDHIFDYLFREHLKNIYLLLGKKVPKYLDSPLISFLGKPSRAPKKQISPHVNGKDLYNDEWINAGCIDIPAGPIPQENKLFNRICFGCDETNIYLRFDINRFIFDMEGKFKSIYQIYVYFKSYNEYAAYTAPIRTVNKPDYLFPILKDGYSHELKITLFKDVKSPMQFSKAQENNLWVLQMNNNVKYAYEDIVELCIPFFDLNISPGEKIDFFIINGTLGLTEEVYPQDMLLSLERPRQVQPVESN
- a CDS encoding carbonic anhydrase, which produces MNQEAQNELERLLNGNKRFITGTPKAENKCLQTLQKLSTSQSPKAIVLSCSDSRIVPELIFDCGIGELFVVRTAGVGIGPNITESIEFGIEELKIPLLILLGHDNCGVIKYAKDKYPAPLDDFYGLMNSVYPVLGDNKLSYNEISQAHTILTKKILMKRSYIIREAVEKNKLAITTAHFSFESGTVEII
- a CDS encoding C-GCAxxG-C-C family protein, with translation MKETAKKYFSIGYSCSESMVMAAAELGLVSKDLLSVASSFSGGMGSGCLCGAVAGAQMIIGALNGRNQEKNGMDARVLAKKFIEKFKEKNKATCCKILTLKYKDNFASPERKLHCSQMVEDAALILEELLELKTVKT
- the tsaD gene encoding tRNA (adenosine(37)-N6)-threonylcarbamoyltransferase complex transferase subunit TsaD gives rise to the protein MIKEYKTPITEKSVFVGPDVKEDVIILAIESSCDETACAIVKNGREVLANVVASQIKTHREFGGVVPEVAAREHLDAVNLIITEAFEQSGLKPEELTAIAATVGPGLVGCLLVGMNAAKALAVTYDKPFIGVNHLNAHVCANYIDTDLKPPFVALLVSGGHTQIIKVDSYEEQSIIGETIDDATGEAYDKVARLLGLPYPGGLNLDRMAPNGNPNAYSLPIAKVKGDYDFSFSGLKTAVLQLTQKLKKELGTIPNEDVAASFQECITKTLFKKTLKAAVSIGAKKIALGGGVAANSEIRKKFFALEENGYKIYAPAMKYCTDNASMVASAAYFSTNTFPDLGVEVFSRCS
- the leuC gene encoding 3-isopropylmalate dehydratase large subunit, translated to MPRPMNITEKILAKHAGLDEVKPGDLITAKVDITLANDITGPVAIKEFKKIGVDKVFDKSRTVFVPDHFVPNKDIKSAEQVKLIREFAREQKLDNFFEVGRMGIEHTLLPEKGIVTAGDLVIGADSHTCTYGALGAFSTGVGSTDLACAMASGETWFKVPPTIKVEFNGKLNKWVSAKDLVLRLIGDIGVDGALYKSLEVGGNVIEEMEMDGRFTFCNMAIEAGAKNGIIAPDDKTKAFLDGRSQREYTFYKSDEDAEYEKIIKYDVADIEPTVAFPHLPENTKPISQVGEIKIDQAVIGSCTNGRISDLKITADILKGRQVHPNVRLIVFPGTQAIYLEAIEKGYVQTIVEAGGAVSTPTCGPCLGGHAGILAAGEKAISTTNRNFVGRMGHVDSEVYLASPAIAAASAILGKIASPDELGL